From one bacterium genomic stretch:
- the ruvX gene encoding Holliday junction resolvase RuvX gives MRILCIDVGDKNIGIAISDEENILAKGLGSLKMNDDIVARIKEIIKKYNIGRIVYGLPLKMDGSFSVQTEKTLAFISRLKEAIKDIEFISFDERLTTSLAEKFLLEADLSRKKRKKYIDKLSAQIILQNYLDSINVKNDEEIWW, from the coding sequence ATGAGAATATTATGTATTGATGTTGGAGATAAAAATATTGGGATTGCTATAAGCGATGAAGAAAATATTCTGGCAAAAGGGCTTGGCAGTTTAAAAATGAATGATGATATCGTTGCAAGGATAAAGGAAATTATAAAGAAATACAATATTGGAAGAATTGTTTATGGGCTCCCTTTAAAAATGGATGGTTCATTCAGTGTTCAAACAGAAAAGACACTTGCATTTATTTCAAGATTAAAAGAAGCAATCAAAGACATTGAGTTTATATCATTTGATGAGAGATTGACAACTTCCCTTGCAGAGAAATTTTTACTTGAAGCAGATTTAAGCAGAAAAAAAAGGAAAAAATATATAGATAAACTATCAGCACAGATAATCCTTCAAAATTATCTTGATTCAATAAACGTAAAGAATGACGAGGAGATCTGGTGGTAG